The proteins below come from a single Felis catus isolate Fca126 chromosome A1, F.catus_Fca126_mat1.0, whole genome shotgun sequence genomic window:
- the LOC101080761 gene encoding F-box/LRR-repeat protein 21 isoform X1, with amino-acid sequence MDVGEYPMAAVTSYGSFRVNYNLEADFRMKRNSLSVVNKIVQSSPAVKQPKVGFYSSLSHTHMHTVLLDWGSLPHHVVLRIFQYLPLIDRARASSVCRKWNEVFHIPDLWRKFEFELNQSATSYFKSTHPDLIQQIIKKHATHLQYVSFKVDSSTESAEAACDILSQLVNCSLQTLGLISTAKPSFMNVSKSHFVSALTVVFVNSKSLSSIKIEDTPVDDPSLKILVANNSDTLRLLKMSSCPHVSSDGILCIADHCQGLRELALNYYILSDELLLALSSETHVRLEHLRIDVVSENPGQVEFHTIKKQSWDALIKHSPGVNVVMYFFLYEEEFEAFFREETPVTNLYFGRSVSKAALGRIGLNCPRLIELVVCANGLQTLDDELICIAECCKNLTALGLSECEVSCSAFVDFVRRCGKRLTHLSIMEDVLIPDGNYNLDEIHTEVSKYLGRIWFPDVLPIW; translated from the exons atggATGTTGGTGAGTACCCCATGGCAGCTGTTACTTCATATGGTTCGTTCAGAGTGAACTATAACTTGGAAGCCGACTTTAG aaTGAAGAGGAACAGTTTATCTGTTGTGAATAAAATTGTCCAGTCTTCACCAGCAGTGAAACAACCAAAAGTTGGGTTCTACTCTTCTCTCAgccacacccacatgcacactgTTCTTCTAGACTGGGGGAGTTTGCCTCACCACGTAGTATTACGCATTTTTCAGTATCTTCCTTTAATAGATCGGGCCCGGGCATCTTCAGTATGTAGGAAATGGAATGAAGTTTTTCATATTCCTGACCTTTGGAGAAAGTTTGAATTCGAACTGAACCAATCAGCAACTTCATATTTTAAGTCTACACATCCTGATCTCATTCAGCAGATCATTAAAAAGCATGCTACCCATCTCCAGTATGTCAGCTTTAAG GTTGACAGTAGTACTGAATCAGCAGAAGCTGCCTGTGATATACTTTCTCAGCTGGTAAACTGCTCTCTCCAGACCTTGGGCTTGATTTCGACAGCCAAACCAAGTTTTATGAATGTGTCAAAG TCTCATTTTGTGTCAGCACTTACAGTTGTTTTTGTCAACTCAAAATCATTATCATCGATCAAAATTGAAGATACACCAGTGGATGATCCTTCACTGAAGATTCTCGTGGCCAATAATAGTGACACTCTAAGACTCCTAAAAATGAGTAGCTGTCCTCATGTTTCATCTGATG GAATCCTTTGTATAGCTGACCATTGTCAAGGCCTTAGAGAATTGGCATTGAATTATTACATTCTAAGTGATGAACTTCTCCTAGCCCTTTCAAGTGAAACTCATGTTCGCCTTGAACATCTTCGAATTGATGTTGTGAGTGAAAATCCTGGACAGGTTGAATTTCacactattaaaaaacaaagttgggaTGCACTTATTAAACACTCCCCTGGAGTTAATGttgttatgtatttctttttatatgaagAAGAATTTGAGGCATTCTTCAGAGAAGAAACCCCTGTTACTAACCTTTATTTTGGTCGTTCGGTAAGCAAAGCAGCTCTAGGCCGGATAGGTCTTAACTGTCCACGACTAATTGAGTTAGTGGTATGTGCTAATGGTCTTCAGACTCTTGACGATGAACTTATTTGCATTGCTGAATGCTGTAAAAACTTAACAGCCTTGGGCCTCAGTGAATGTGAAGTGAGTTGCAGTGCATTCGTTGATTTTGTAAGACGGTGTGGGAAAAGGCTGACCCACCTCTCCATAATGGAAGACGTTTTGATCCCTGATGGTAATTATAACCTAGATGAAATTCACACTGAAGTCTCCAAATACTTGGGAAGAATATGGTTCCCTGATGTCCTGCCTATCTGGTAA
- the LOC101080761 gene encoding F-box/LRR-repeat protein 21 isoform X2: protein MKRNSLSVVNKIVQSSPAVKQPKVGFYSSLSHTHMHTVLLDWGSLPHHVVLRIFQYLPLIDRARASSVCRKWNEVFHIPDLWRKFEFELNQSATSYFKSTHPDLIQQIIKKHATHLQYVSFKVDSSTESAEAACDILSQLVNCSLQTLGLISTAKPSFMNVSKSHFVSALTVVFVNSKSLSSIKIEDTPVDDPSLKILVANNSDTLRLLKMSSCPHVSSDGILCIADHCQGLRELALNYYILSDELLLALSSETHVRLEHLRIDVVSENPGQVEFHTIKKQSWDALIKHSPGVNVVMYFFLYEEEFEAFFREETPVTNLYFGRSVSKAALGRIGLNCPRLIELVVCANGLQTLDDELICIAECCKNLTALGLSECEVSCSAFVDFVRRCGKRLTHLSIMEDVLIPDGNYNLDEIHTEVSKYLGRIWFPDVLPIW from the exons aTGAAGAGGAACAGTTTATCTGTTGTGAATAAAATTGTCCAGTCTTCACCAGCAGTGAAACAACCAAAAGTTGGGTTCTACTCTTCTCTCAgccacacccacatgcacactgTTCTTCTAGACTGGGGGAGTTTGCCTCACCACGTAGTATTACGCATTTTTCAGTATCTTCCTTTAATAGATCGGGCCCGGGCATCTTCAGTATGTAGGAAATGGAATGAAGTTTTTCATATTCCTGACCTTTGGAGAAAGTTTGAATTCGAACTGAACCAATCAGCAACTTCATATTTTAAGTCTACACATCCTGATCTCATTCAGCAGATCATTAAAAAGCATGCTACCCATCTCCAGTATGTCAGCTTTAAG GTTGACAGTAGTACTGAATCAGCAGAAGCTGCCTGTGATATACTTTCTCAGCTGGTAAACTGCTCTCTCCAGACCTTGGGCTTGATTTCGACAGCCAAACCAAGTTTTATGAATGTGTCAAAG TCTCATTTTGTGTCAGCACTTACAGTTGTTTTTGTCAACTCAAAATCATTATCATCGATCAAAATTGAAGATACACCAGTGGATGATCCTTCACTGAAGATTCTCGTGGCCAATAATAGTGACACTCTAAGACTCCTAAAAATGAGTAGCTGTCCTCATGTTTCATCTGATG GAATCCTTTGTATAGCTGACCATTGTCAAGGCCTTAGAGAATTGGCATTGAATTATTACATTCTAAGTGATGAACTTCTCCTAGCCCTTTCAAGTGAAACTCATGTTCGCCTTGAACATCTTCGAATTGATGTTGTGAGTGAAAATCCTGGACAGGTTGAATTTCacactattaaaaaacaaagttgggaTGCACTTATTAAACACTCCCCTGGAGTTAATGttgttatgtatttctttttatatgaagAAGAATTTGAGGCATTCTTCAGAGAAGAAACCCCTGTTACTAACCTTTATTTTGGTCGTTCGGTAAGCAAAGCAGCTCTAGGCCGGATAGGTCTTAACTGTCCACGACTAATTGAGTTAGTGGTATGTGCTAATGGTCTTCAGACTCTTGACGATGAACTTATTTGCATTGCTGAATGCTGTAAAAACTTAACAGCCTTGGGCCTCAGTGAATGTGAAGTGAGTTGCAGTGCATTCGTTGATTTTGTAAGACGGTGTGGGAAAAGGCTGACCCACCTCTCCATAATGGAAGACGTTTTGATCCCTGATGGTAATTATAACCTAGATGAAATTCACACTGAAGTCTCCAAATACTTGGGAAGAATATGGTTCCCTGATGTCCTGCCTATCTGGTAA
- the LECT2 gene encoding leukocyte cell-derived chemotaxin-2: protein MFSTEVLLFAVFISTALAGPWANICAGKSSNEIRTCDSHGCGQYTAQRNHRPHQGVDVLCSDGSTVYAPFTGTIVGQEKPYKNKNAINNGVRISGRGFCIKMFHIKPIKYKGSIKKGEKLGTVLPLQKVHPGIQSHIHIENCDLSDPTAYL, encoded by the exons ctCTGGCTGGACCATGGGCTAATATCTGTGCTGGCAAGTCTTCCAATGAGATCAGGACATGTGACAGCCATGGCTGTGGCCAGTATACTGCTCAAAG aaatcatAGGCCTCACCAGGGTGTGGACGTCTTGTGCTCTGATGGATCGACTGTGTATGCGCCTTTCACTGGAACGATTGTAGGCCAGGAGAAACCTTATAAGAACAAAAATGCCATTAATAATGGAGTTCGGATATCTGGAAGAG gtttttgtaTAAAAATGTTCCATATTAAGCCAATTAAATATAAAGGTTCCATCAAGAAGGGAGAAAAACTGGGAACTGTATTGCCCTTGCAGAAAGTTCATCCTGGCATACAATCCCATATACATATTGAAAACTGTGACTTGAGTGATCCTACTGCATATCTCTAA